The Herbaspirillum sp. RTI4 genome has a segment encoding these proteins:
- a CDS encoding transposase: MEGKQVVPVTPRTARRSFTTDFKRELVRQAMLPDVSRAALALANGINAHQLARWCREHQRADHLTFVPVVSAVPTASAYALAQSAPVSPTEIEWRHGDT; this comes from the coding sequence ATGGAAGGCAAGCAAGTAGTACCAGTAACGCCGCGCACTGCGCGACGCAGTTTCACAACAGATTTCAAGCGCGAGCTCGTGCGACAAGCGATGCTGCCGGACGTCTCTCGCGCAGCGTTGGCATTGGCCAACGGCATTAACGCCCATCAATTGGCACGCTGGTGTCGCGAGCATCAACGCGCCGATCACCTTACCTTCGTACCCGTCGTCAGCGCCGTGCCCACTGCCTCAGCCTATGCTCTTGCCCAGAGCGCGCCAGTCTCGCCGACAGAGATCGAGTGGCGGCATGGCGATACCTGA
- the tnpB gene encoding IS66 family insertion sequence element accessory protein TnpB (TnpB, as the term is used for proteins encoded by IS66 family insertion elements, is considered an accessory protein, since TnpC, encoded by a neighboring gene, is a DDE family transposase.), with translation MIGLPPGIQVWLVAGVTDMRRGFDGLAAVVQTKLAHHPYGGQVFVFRGRRGDRIKVLWWDGQGLCLLCKRLEHGYFIWPQADSGSVHLSAAQLSMLLEGIDWRRPQRTATPRAA, from the coding sequence ATGATCGGCCTACCTCCCGGCATACAAGTGTGGCTCGTCGCGGGCGTGACCGACATGCGCCGTGGCTTTGATGGTTTGGCCGCCGTTGTCCAAACGAAACTTGCCCATCATCCTTACGGCGGCCAAGTGTTCGTCTTCCGCGGCCGGCGCGGCGACCGAATCAAGGTGCTCTGGTGGGATGGCCAGGGGCTGTGTTTGCTCTGCAAACGCCTTGAACACGGCTATTTCATCTGGCCCCAGGCCGATTCTGGCAGCGTGCATTTGAGCGCGGCACAGTTGTCGATGCTACTCGAAGGCATTGATTGGCGGCGTCCGCAGCGTACTGCGACACCCCGTGCGGCGTAG